The bacterium genomic interval TCAAATCCGTACGACAGCAACCGCTGCGCGTCCCCCCACATGTCCCCGCTATGCAGGAGCACGGCGATGAGCCGCCAGCCGTTTCGAGTCGCGGACGCCACCAGCGTCTCGCCGGACATGTCCACGTACCCGGTCTTCACGCCGTCCGCACCCGCATACCGCGAGAGCAGCCGGTTGTGGTTCCAGAGGACGTGTGCGGGCCCGATCGGCGGCTGAAATCTCCACTCGCGAGTCCGGACGATGTCTTCGAACGTTGGGTTCTGCATCGCAACGCGCGTGATCAGCGCGAGGTCGTACGCGGTCGTGTAGTGGTTCGGATCGTAGAGACCGTGTGGCGAAGTGAAATGGGTTTGCCGCGCCCCCAGGCGCTTCGCCTCCGCGTTCATGCGGGCAACAAACGCGGGCACGGACCCTGCGACCCCTTCTGCGACCGCGAGGGCGACGTCGTTGCCGGACTGGAGCATCAGGCCGTACAAGAGATCGTGCAGCGAGATCTTAGCCCCCTGCGGCAGCCCGACGACGGACCCGACACGGAACTTGGCCACCTCCGGGCTGATCGTGATCATCGAGTCGAGCGGCATGCTCTCCAGTGCAACGAGCGCCGTCAGCACCTTCGTCGTACTGGCCGGGGGCCACACGAGGTGCGGATTCCGGCTGTACAGCACCTCACCGGTCCGGGCGTCCATCAGCAACGCGGCGGTCGCGGTGACGCGAACCGGCGCAACTACCGGAGCCTCCCGACGGTACTGCGCCATCAGCCACGGCTTCGCCGCGATTGTCGCGGCCGCGCCGCCGACGGGTCGCGGGGTCCCGGCCGCAGTCGCCCGCACGGTCCCGCCTGGGGTCGCATGCGCCGTCCTCCCCGGGATCGCCCGCACGGTCCCGCCTCGGGTCGCGTGCACCGTCCTCCCCGGGATCGCCCGCGCGGTCCCGCTGAGCGCTAGCGGGAGCACGAGCAACCCGGCGCACAGCGCCGCGAGGCCCCTAGGACGCAGGATCGGGAAGCGACGGCTGGCGATCATTGGCGGAAAGCGACGGAAGCGCTCCGAGATCCTTCAGTCCGAAGTACCGTAGAAACCCTTCGGTGCTGCCGTACAGAATCGGTCGGCCCGGGCCGGGGCGGCGCCCGACCTCGCGGATCAACCGCCGATCTTGCAGCTTCGTCAGGTGATACGCTGAGTGCACGCCGCGGACTGCATCGATCTCGGCGCGCGTGACCGGCTGCCGGTACGCAACGATCGCCAGCACCTCGAGGGTCGCGCGGGTGAGCGGCTCCAGTTCGCTCATGCGGAGCATCCGCTGCACGTAGGGGCCGTATTCCGGACGGGTGCA includes:
- a CDS encoding D-alanyl-D-alanine carboxypeptidase family protein gives rise to the protein MIASRRFPILRPRGLAALCAGLLVLPLALSGTARAIPGRTVHATRGGTVRAIPGRTAHATPGGTVRATAAGTPRPVGGAAATIAAKPWLMAQYRREAPVVAPVRVTATAALLMDARTGEVLYSRNPHLVWPPASTTKVLTALVALESMPLDSMITISPEVAKFRVGSVVGLPQGAKISLHDLLYGLMLQSGNDVALAVAEGVAGSVPAFVARMNAEAKRLGARQTHFTSPHGLYDPNHYTTAYDLALITRVAMQNPTFEDIVRTREWRFQPPIGPAHVLWNHNRLLSRYAGADGVKTGYVDMSGETLVASATRNGWRLIAVLLHSGDMWGDAQRLLSYGFDHYRSIELARAGEEMAAIQVRGGDGLLLGVVPAPVYGVVSGETEPVRRVVVDRHLTLPIRRGARVGEVDFYEEGRLLQSAPLVAARSLSARTDLEDVLHWMGVVVQHVVGAAAVL
- the scpB gene encoding SMC-Scp complex subunit ScpB, translated to MSDGESWDNGTAIPRGGDGRVALDTARPEARNEVLRPSREGNTEVRNAIECLLLTKGGPARVGELRKVLDVGEDEIRATLAALQVEYGGRGLQIQEVAGGYQLCTRPEYGPYVQRMLRMSELEPLTRATLEVLAIVAYRQPVTRAEIDAVRGVHSAYHLTKLQDRRLIREVGRRPGPGRPILYGSTEGFLRYFGLKDLGALPSLSANDRQPSLPDPAS